GGGCAATCTCGAGGAAGACGCTAAAAAGGAAGCCTACGGCAAGATGGAAACCCTTCTGGAAGAGCTTAAGGCGGAAGAGGACCCGGCGTCGGCTGATATTGAGGCCATGGCGAAGGAACTGGACGATTCTTTCATCGTGACAACGTATTCGTATGGAGAGGATGATACATCTCTCGATGAAGCACTGAAGGAGAAGGCGGCGGAGCTGGAAGACGGTCAGCTGTATGACGGAATTGTCGAGGGCGAGTCCAGCTATTTTGTGGTAAGAATGGATCAGAAACTGGATCAGGAAGCTACGGATTCAAAGAAGGAATCGATAAAAAAAGAAAAACAGCAGGAAGCATTCGATGAGATTGTCCAGGGATGGTATGATGAGGCGGACATTACCCTGAATAAAAAAGTCTGGAAAAAAGTCACACTGACGGATAAAGAATCGTTCAGTATGGCGACTCCTGAGCCGGCGGACACATCTGATAACGGGGCGGCTGCGGATGAAGCGGCAGAGTCAGGTGATGATGGCGCTGCTGATGGAGAGACAGATGCAGGGAATGAAAACGATGCAGGGAATGCGGCTGACCAGGAAACAGATGACGGGGCAGCTGCGGAATAAAGGGTGATATCATGACGAAACAGGAGTTTGCACGGTGGGCAGGCCGGGAACTGATACTGATGGACGGCGCGACGGGGTCCAACCTGATGGCGGCGGGAATGCCCCAGAGGGAATCGGCGGAACTTTGGATATTGAAGAATCCGGAAATTGTTAAAAAACTTCAATCAGAATATGCAAAGGCGGGCAGCCGGATCGTATATGCGTGCACATTTACTGCCAACAGGATCAGTCTGAAAAAGCACGGGCTGGTGGATCGGGTGGAGGAATTGAATATTCGTCTTGCCGGGCTTACAAAGGAAGCTGTGCAGGGAAAAGCTTATGTGGCAGGTGATCTCACAATGACGGGAGAACTGATGGAACCGCTGGGCGATATGACGCGTGAAGAACTGTTTGCCGTATATTCGGAACAGATCAGGGCATTGGTCAGGGGCGGGGTGGATCTGCTGGGTATTGAGACTATGCTGAGTCTGGATGAGACGTTGACAGCACTCGATGCGGCAAATGAAGTCTGTGATCTTCCGATGATGTGTTCTTTTACTGTTAACGAAAAGGGAATGACACTGTATGGAACAGATGTGGCGGAGGCAGTCCCGGCGTTGGAAGAACATGGGGCAGCAGCCATCGGCGTGAACTGTTCGCTGGGACCGGATCAGCTGGAAGGCGTTATCGCCCGGATAAAAGATAAGGCGACGGTTCCAATTATTGCAAAACCTAACGCTGGACTTCCAGGGACGGATCGTGCCGGAAATGTCAGCTACAGTATGGATGAAGCAACCTTCGCGCAGCATATGAAGAAACTGGTTACGGCAGGAGCCGGGATCATCGGAGGATGCTGCGGGACGACACCGGCGTATATTGCAGAATTAAAAAAAGAGCTTTGATAAACAGAGAGAATCTGCTATAGGGCAGCATAGTGCGCAGCAGATTCTCTTTTTTTGTTTTGGAGTAAGTAAATGTTTTTTAAAATTTATCCGTCAGTCTGTCGCTTTCTCCGGAGCGCAGGAACAGATACTTCCTGGTGGCAAACAAAATGGTGATGGACACAACCCCGATCAGCGTCTGCCAGGTATCAAGGTGTTCAACTACCATTTGCCTGGCAGTGGCAAACATCAGCACCTCAACGAGAGTTTCCGGGGTATGCTTACAGAGCATTTTGACAAATTCTATGCCGACTACCAGATTCAGTGCCTTGGCAAGAAATGTTGAAAAATACTCAGTTTCTGCGTGGAAGGCGCGAATCTGCATCAGGTCAGATACCAGGTCCAGGATCAGGATGGCGATGACTGCCATGATGATAATGGAAATGATCAATTCTGTGTAGCGTGCGATTGAGAAGACGATATCGTTCATCCGCTTTCGAAGAGGGCATTTTTCCATGTTTGTTTCTCCTTTTTTGTGATGGATTTATTATAGCATGGCTGCCCTGAGGGATTCAACTGACAGAAATGACCTTTGAGGAAATCCGGGAAATTCAAATGGAAAATGAAAATTAGTTGACTCTTCAACTGTACGGGAATATAATACTCGTATAAAAGTTGAGGTGTCAACTTTTTTTGTGCCTTACAAACAGACACGGCGAATAGAGGGAGGAGCGTATGCGTCAACGAGAAGTTACAATCGCAAAGTTTATTTCAGTTCTATATCGGAATTCCAGAAGATATTTTGATATGGCAATGGAGGAG
The Ruminococcus gauvreauii genome window above contains:
- a CDS encoding homocysteine S-methyltransferase family protein translates to MTKQEFARWAGRELILMDGATGSNLMAAGMPQRESAELWILKNPEIVKKLQSEYAKAGSRIVYACTFTANRISLKKHGLVDRVEELNIRLAGLTKEAVQGKAYVAGDLTMTGELMEPLGDMTREELFAVYSEQIRALVRGGVDLLGIETMLSLDETLTALDAANEVCDLPMMCSFTVNEKGMTLYGTDVAEAVPALEEHGAAAIGVNCSLGPDQLEGVIARIKDKATVPIIAKPNAGLPGTDRAGNVSYSMDEATFAQHMKKLVTAGAGIIGGCCGTTPAYIAELKKEL
- a CDS encoding phosphate-starvation-inducible PsiE family protein codes for the protein MEKCPLRKRMNDIVFSIARYTELIISIIIMAVIAILILDLVSDLMQIRAFHAETEYFSTFLAKALNLVVGIEFVKMLCKHTPETLVEVLMFATARQMVVEHLDTWQTLIGVVSITILFATRKYLFLRSGESDRLTDKF